A part of Primulina eburnea isolate SZY01 chromosome 10, ASM2296580v1, whole genome shotgun sequence genomic DNA contains:
- the LOC140803874 gene encoding WRKY transcription factor 72A-like — MDDVMEENQRLRMYLDRILKDYRTLQNQYKEAIQQDAKKSANADSIASDDQPEESELVSLSLGRSSSEMMKDGPRKMPINETIHQEHSEGDKGLALGLECKFEVVPIASSQVEYPSPENSLEEVTKATGDTTTWSPHKSMKNSRDGGDDELLQQNHAKRARVSVRYRCDFPTMNDGCQWRKYGQKISKGNPCPRAYYRCTVAPSCPVRKQVQRCVEDMSVLITTYEGTHNHPLPISATAMASTTSAAVSMLMSGSSASGLGPSSSSITTTSNTTMANLNGLNFYLPNNSKSKPFYIPNTSISSTPSCPTITLDLTSPSSTSSSHLNRLASNINPTRFSSTNLNFSSLESSSLPVSWNNGTLGYENKIIQTPNSLSFGTQNNETLHHYFMQKNIRNSNIQQSDHTPDTIAAATKAITSDPSFQSALAAALTSLIGSGLADASSSGTQNGSEKTCQNIKNSEFFPILSSFPATSNVNNSISSQPGSLRFLSPSFPFTNSQSKSNSPGDGRDHIV; from the exons ATGGATGACGTTATGGAAGAGAATCAACGGCTCAGAATGTATTTGGATCGGATTCTGAAGGATTACAGGACCCTACAGAACCAATACAAAGAAGCGATTCAACAAGATGCTAAAAAAAGTGCTAATGCAGATTCTATTGCAAGTGATGATCAGCCCGAAGAATCTGAACTTGTATCCCTTTCCCTGGGAAGAAGTTCGAGTGAGATGATGAAAGACGGTCCCCGTAAAATGCCAATCAATGAAACAATACATCAAGAGCATAGTGAAGGTGATAAAGGATTGGCATTGGGATTGGAATGCAAGTTTGAAGTGGTGCCTATAGCATCGTCACAAGTTGAGTATCCCAGCCCTGAAAATAGCTTGGAAGAAGTGACGAAAGCAACGGGTGACACGACGACGTGGTCGCCTCATAAGTCGATGAAGAATTCGAGAGATGGCGGAGATGATGAGCTTTTGCAGCAGAATCACGCTAAACGAGCTAGGGTTTCTGTGCGATATAGATGCGATTTTCCAACA ATGAATGATGGGTGCCAATGGAGAAAATATGGGCAAAAGATTTCTAAAGGGAACCCGTGCCCGCGAGCATACTATCGTTGCACGGTTGCACCATCTTGTCCCGTGAGAAAACAG GTGCAAAGATGTGTCGAGGACATGTCCGTCTTGATCACGACATACGAAGGAACACATAACCATCCACTCCCGATCTCGGCAACTGCCATGGCTTCCACCACCTCAGCAGCAGTCTCCATGCTAATGTCTGGCTCGTCAGCCTCTGGATTAGGGCCGAGTTCCTCATCCATCACCACCACCTCCAACACGACGATGGCAAATCTCAATGGACTAAACTTCTATCTCCCAAATAACTCGAAATCAAAACCATTTTACATACCAAACACATCAATCTCATCTACCCCTTCATGTCCAACCATCACCCTCGATCTCACGTCTCCGTCGTCAACCTCATCATCTCACTTAAACCGACTAGCCAGCAACATTAATCCTACAAGATTTTCATCCACGAATCTAAATTTCAGCTCTTTGGAATCAAGCTCTCTTCCAGTTTCTTGGAATAATGGAACACTTGGCTACGAAAACAAAATCATTCAAACCCCGAACTCTTTGAGCTTTGGAACCCAAAATAATGAAACCCTTCACCATTATTTCATGCAAAAGAATATTAGAAACTCTAATATTCAACAATCTGATCACACACCAGACACCATTGCTGCTGCGACCAAAGCTATTACATCTGACCCTAGTTTCCAATCTGCATTAGCAGCTGCACTCACTTCACTGATTGGGTCGGGTTTAGCCGATGCCAGCTCATCAGGAACCCAAAATGGAAGCGAAAAAACTTGCCAGAATATCAAGAATAGCGAATTTTTTCCTATTCTATCGAGCTTTCCAGCTACGTCAAATGTAAATAATTCGATAAGTTCCCAGCCAGGAAGTTTGAGGTTTCTTTCACCTTCATTTCCATTCACAAATTCTCagagtaaatcaaactctccaGGTGATGGCAGGGATCACATTGTTTAG